In Theileria equi strain WA chromosome 3, complete sequence, the genomic window AACTACTGCCTGGTTCTTTGCAAAAGCTGTTGAATATCtacaaaacaaacatttGGGAGGCGCAATTCCTCAGGTAATAGGTCTGGGAACACTATCAAAGTATGTAACCGAGTTGCTAGTAAAGACCCGTAGAGAAGCTGCATCAGATTTAATTGTAGGAAATACTGATAGTTTATATGGAGAGTGCTCTTTTATACCTTTCAAGTTCCCGGAAGAACTGCAAAGTAGACCATTGGTTAACAAGGGTACCTTTGAAGATAATCGAATTTTGTTAGGCAATTCTTCAACCATAAAATCATCCATAATTATAGATCGCAAAGTTGATTTGATAACACCAATGTGTACTAATTTTACTTATGAAGGATTTTTAGATTCAGTATTTGGGATAAATGATAATACAGTTAATGTTGATGTTGGAATTTTAGATGGGAAGCTAGTGAGTCAATTAGATTTGGTGAATGAATTTTATAAACCCAAGGACAAGTATGCtaatataaacaaaaagGCTATTCCACTAAATACACAGTTGTATAGTGATATAAGGTGGCTTGGATTTATAAAGGCTGCAGATTATCTGAAGGATAGAGCTCTTAAAATTAATAAGGGATATGACAGTTCAAACTTACAAACAATAGGTGAGATGGGTGAATTTGTCAAAAAGTTCAAATCTTTGCAACAGGAAAATATTGTACTTTATACACACTACAATATTATGGAGTATTTAAAATCGTTTGTACGCAGTGATCGCTTCCAGCTTATACAAAATCTTGAAGATGGAATCTTACACGGCTCTGTTGATCACAAACAGGGTGATTCAAAGTTGAATATTTCAAAGTTATGGGCTAAAAAGACGGATGATCCCTTTATTTCTCTGCTCATAGATTTAATATTTTGGAACACCGAAATATCGCACGTTTACAGATTACTGATCCTCTTGTCTCAAACCAATGATGGAATTAAGCAGGATGATTTTAACATTATAAAAAAAGCAATAATTTCTCAATATGGATTTGAACATTTGTACAAGATACAAAAATTCCTAAAATGTGGATTGATAAAAGTGGTCAACACAGTTAACACTTTGAGGTGGCCAAAGCtctttgataaatttaacTTGTTAGTTTCTCCAGAATATGCGTCATCTGATTATTCCAACGTATTTGGGGGTTATGCCCCGTTGAGCGTTCGGATAGCACAACTGCTGAACATTACAAACGACCTGAAACCTCTTCAATCAGAATTTGCTCTATTGAATTCACCAATTGTGTCCATACAACAAATGAACTTGCTACCAGAGATACAACAAACAAAAGATAGCGAAGCCGCACCGAGTGCCTGTCTTGTTTCTTTCATTGGTGGAATCACAATGGGCGAAATTGTGGCACTTTCTCTCCTAAACTCCAGCAACAAGTCACACTACACAGTTCTAACTACACATATTATAAACTCGAATCATCTTATTGATTTGTAAGGGACAAACAGTGTGTAATGTGGGCTGCATTTGTGCAAGTGGTTAGAATCTGGGAAATGTACCACCCATTTTTGCCAAATCCTTGGTTAATAACCCATTTAGGATCTTTAAGATATCTTTTGAACTCTCATCATTGACTTCTAGCAGGAGATCTTCGCCTAGTTGAAAGTATTTATCACAAGCATCATTTTTCAAGCTACTATCCACGGATTTTAGCTCACTTTTGAGTTCTTCAATTATCTGGATATTCTTTTACATGtgtaaatataaagaaaGATACCTCTTTGTTGATTTTTTCAGATTCTAATTTTATGTAATGCGATGTCAACTTTTCCATCCGCTCTTTCGGAGGTAAACCTGTCCAAGGAAAGTGTTCGGTATCCTGCGTATTATTTTCTACTGCCATTATTACCGCTGCGATGTATTAATGCATAATATGATGTGCTTGGGACTCCCCGCGGTGCCCTATGGGACATACACACTGCAGAAATAATGCGCACAAAAGTGGCTCTGGTGGGACCAATAAAGGCAGATTTTCTGTTTTGTAGCATTTCAAGGTCCCTGGGTTGCAAGGTATGGCCAAAATCGCCTAAAGGCAATTACCTACTCCAAAAGTACTACAATGCTCTGGACCACGCACTTGCACAGTCATGTCCGAGCCAAAGTCTGTCTGAAGAAACTTGCAATCTGGAATCTATATCAGGGAATGCCGTACTTTTCCTAATACTTCCCAACGATGTTGCTTTAACGGAACAAGGTCCTTCCACCTCCAGCAAATTTGCCTTGTCACTGATAAAGGGTGAGATTTCATGCTCTTAATTCACTCTCTGTTCAGTTGAACTGATTTTTGATGCGAAGGAACGAGTGTGTTATGTGGAACCACTGGAATCCTCCAGTCTGGCTCCAACGGGGAAAGCTGATATATTCAGGAAATACCAGGATTCTAGCAACGACGTCTCTATAGACGTGACCGTTGATGGGAAATATGGTGGAATTGTTCTTGAACACTCTGAAAGTTTGCGACTCGCTTCAATCAAAGACGGTATTGCTTCGCACACCCTTACAGAAGATTCCATTTACAAGTTTACAAGACAGACTTTTATTATTGATGCAtacctttataacattTGGCCGTGCGGAGGTAACTTGATTCATACCAATAATACATTTCAAACAGAGTGGGTACATGAGTTCGAGCTCGGCTTGCTTGAATATGAGAACTGGTACAACATTTACAAGAAATGGACGTTATCGCACAAAATGATTGAATTTGAGGGGAAGTTTGTAGAGTACCTAAAATCGGATACAATGGTTCTTCCGGAAGAATTCAGCCATACAACATATGCGAAGGTTGATTCTGATTCCGATTTCTCTGGTTACTCTGACCAAGGCGTTATCGCagaaaattttgatttcCAGGACCATAAACTTTCCTCTGGTATATCTCAACTAAAAAGCGCAATTGTGGTAAGTTTTCCGTCTTTTATACACTAAATCCAGGAATTCAATAAGGGGAGCCTTCCTTGCATAAATGGTTCCTATTTATTGGACGGAGTTTGGATTCTAAACAATACAAACATCTGTCGAGATGTTAGGTATGAACACTTTTATTAAATCATAATGTTTAGGGATTTGCTGTTACTCATAAAGTCGTCTACTGAATGGCAAACAATGGAACTTGACAAAATCAaattattcttgtatcGAGCCAAAATGTTCAGCAAGTCCACCCAATTTAGAGTGTACATATACGACTTTGAGATTGTTGTAATAGCGCAACTATTCCTAAATCAAGTATACGACTACCTTCTAAACGCAGATCAGCGCAAAGCATTCCAGGACAGAATCGTCCACTTTTACCGTGAACATATACTAGGCCAGATTCCACCCGTACGGAACTTTGTTTTGGATCTTTACATCGTCGAGGAGCACGTCTACTTACTGGACATAAAACCGTGGAAATACCACCCGCTGATATTATTCACCTGGCAAAACCTCTACGAATTCGCTACTTGTAGGAAAAGTTTCGAAACTTGCAGCAGTTCAACTCAAGTCAGCATCAATGACAACATCGCATTCGTAATCCTAACATCCGACAACTACTCCAAGCATCTTTATAATCTACATCCAGAAGATGTAAATGAAATTAGACAAATGCTAGCCAACTAGCGCGTATTAAAATATTGCAGTGTTACCTTGCACATTAAATCTTGTCTCTAACCAAATTGAAAGCTCTTGCCACAACCACACTTTGATGTGACATTCGGGTTCTCAAATGTGAACCCTTCCGCCAAGTCTCCGTCTGAGTAACCAATGTGACTACCAATAAGGTAGAATACTGCCTTGTTCTCAATCACAAGGATCGTTTTCCCATCCTCATCAAGGATtttttcatccatatcaCCGATACTAGACGGATCTATCATGTTCATCTCATAAGTATAGCCATTGCAGCCCTTTACACGTAAAGTGAGGTATACAACCTTGTTACCTGAGCGTTTTTATGGAACAAGGCGAAACGTACCGTCTGCGATTATATCATAAAGTCGACTACGAGCCGATTGCGATAAAGTTACAATATCTTTTGGCTTTCTAGCCTTGAAACTGTGCCGTTCTACCTTGAATGCGTCACTCCCTAGAGAACCAGAGAAATACCTATGGCCGTACACGCTCCTAAACGTCAAGCTCGCCCCTTTTAGCAATCTCTGAAACATTACTAAAAACTCATTCTAACGATGTAGCGTTAAAATAGGATATATATGGTACag contains:
- a CDS encoding hypothetical protein (encoded by transcript BEWA_006770A), whose translation is MELLDSVAKDAKCEFFKVFAHVISSIGKHAENQSPKSARSPVRQDDSNDFSYEAVSDDADELLLSDFEAYSKLICKGIAGNKITLICSNDVYDLVHSLFDKKVLELGFLNIYRMKALMGKQNKGFTDDYLLSNTNEVYMIRPTFKDSHDLSSILQTRHNDINRVICLPEVSEMYPEMLNRMLGSNFTVVRYEQNTQRMNNLVELYQSAIHMIPIDGILSMVMSNGFLEFYLEGDPTTAWFFAKAVEYLQNKHLGGAIPQVIGLGTLSKYVTELLVKTRREAASDLIVGNTDSLYGECSFIPFKFPEELQSRPLVNKGTFEDNRILLGNSSTIKSSIIIDRKVDLITPMCTNFTYEGFLDSVFGINDNTVNVDVGILDGKLVSQLDLVNEFYKPKDKYANINKKAIPLNTQLYSDIRWLGFIKAADYLKDRALKINKGYDSSNLQTIGEMGEFVKKFKSLQQENIVLYTHYNIMEYLKSFVRSDRFQLIQNLEDGILHGSVDHKQGDSKLNISKLWAKKTDDPFISLLIDLIFWNTEISHVYRLLILLSQTNDGIKQDDFNIIKKAIISQYGFEHLYKIQKFLKCGLIKVVNTVNTLRWPKLFDKFNLLVSPEYASSDYSNVFGGYAPLSVRIAQLLNITNDLKPLQSEFALLNSPIVSIQQMNLLPEIQQTKDSEAAPSACLVSFIGGITMGEIVALSLLNSSNKSHYTVLTTHIINSNHLIDL
- a CDS encoding hypothetical protein (encoded by transcript BEWA_006780A), coding for MRTKVALVGPIKADFLFCSISRSLGCKVWPKSPKGNYLLQKYYNALDHALAQSCPSQSLSEETCNLESISGNAVLFLILPNDVALTEQGPSTSSKFALSLIKVELIFDAKERVCYVEPLESSSLAPTGKADIFRKYQDSSNDVSIDVTVDGKYGGIVLEHSESLRLASIKDGIASHTLTEDSIYKFTRQTFIIDAYLYNIWPCGEWVHEFELGLLEYENWYNIYKKWTLSHKMIEFEGKFVEYLKSDTMVLPEEFSHTTYAKVDSDSDFSGYSDQGVIAENFDFQDHKLSSGISQLKSAIVEFNKGSLPCINGSYLLDGVWILNNTNICRDVRDLLLLIKSSTEWQTMELDKIKLFLYRAKMFSKSTQFRVYIYDFEIVVIAQLFLNQVYDYLLNADQRKAFQDRIVHFYREHILGQIPPVRNFVLDLYIVEEHVYLLDIKPWKYHPLILFTWQNLYEFATCRKSFETCSSSTQVSINDNIAFVILTSDNYSKHLYNLHPEDVNEIRQMLAN
- a CDS encoding iron-sulfur cluster assembly accessory protein domain-containing protein (encoded by transcript BEWA_006790A) — protein: MFQRLLKGASLTFRSVYGHRYFSGSLGSDAFKVERHSFKARKPKDIVTLSQSARSRLYDIIADGNKVVYLTLRVKGCNGYTYEMNMIDPSSIGDMDEKILDEDGKTILVIENKAVFYLIGSHIGYSDGDLAEGFTFENPNVTSKCGCGKSFQFG